Part of the Hevea brasiliensis isolate MT/VB/25A 57/8 chromosome 16, ASM3005281v1, whole genome shotgun sequence genome is shown below.
cagatatatatatatttttaaatcattACACAATTATTTAAGATGAAAGAGAAAAAAATAGATGGTCTTTATTTGTCCTTTGAATCTCATCTAATTTAGGTGTGAAACTAGCTAGTGAATAAACTTTGAAATTGCAATTAGAGATAAACAGAATAAACCTGTATACAAACACAGCATATAATAAAGAAAAGGTGATATCAATCATCAATATGATCATGAAGACCAAAGTCTTACAATCTCAATAACTAAGGTTATAATTAACACAATTCTTGCAATCAGAAGGTGATATCAAACTTAGTTATCAAGTTATTATAGACATTAGACTAGTAGTTTAATGGTGGAGTATCTAATTCGTACCGCTAACAGGGGATATGATCCAAGCGACAATGTCACTGCATTCAAATAATGAGCGCTTAGTACAAAATTGGTGGATTAACATGTGAATATGAATGAAGGACAACTTTCAATGAGATTTTTGAGTTAATGAACCACTATCTGTAAACTCTAATTTCCATCCTATTTATTGCTCAGACAATTACTCATACTAGAAATCTCAGGGCTAGTTTGGATGTTGCGATCAATGGTCATCGCAAGTTCCAGTTGGATTCATTTCCCTAATCTGAACGATCAAAATGAATTTGTTTGTTTCAATTACAATAACCAACCGATTGCTGCTCATATATTGAATATATCGGACTTTAAGAACTTGACTCGATGCTCTACTTGTGTTGAAGTTTCATTTCCTTGCTCGTTAAAGTCAAtatattaaatttcttaatttgaaattttgcttGAATAAAAGTGaatgataattaattatttaacaattgaaaattaaaattaaatgaaaaataaattttctcaatttttttttatgatgagCCTATTTTCACAACGACAAAAATATAAGATATTTTCATCAttactataaataattttattccttgataaattcattaattattcacatttcataaataaaattttaatttggtatttgattaatttttcttttatttattatctacaaatattaaaaaaaaaaactcattgattttattttttttttcacattaaagtaaatgtttcttttatctgaatggtagtatttttaattaatttctaatatattttctattattttaagaatttatttcttttatattttatttttcttaaaaactctaaattttcattttacaaAGTGAcctttctctttgaattaattaaaaaaaaattcatacaaaaacaataattataaaaaaaaaaaaaaccagaaaCGCAAAACAGCAGGTGGACCTGTAACAAGAAGCCACGTTGACCATTGCAACCACACGGAATACAAATATGCGTTACAACATATTTTAGAAACTCCCTTTATAAAAATATCTCTCAACAAATAACCGATCTCCACTGTCTGCAAAAAAACgcggttctctctctctctctcatccttTCTGTGCTTCGAAAGCGAAGTCGAACTACACgagaaaaacaaaaacaaaataataataaaaatacaacACTCGTGAAAACGAATCCCCAACAAGAACAACCTGAATAACTGAAACCATAACCCTAGCCGCGACTTTTTATCCCCTTCGTTTACCTCCATCTACGTGCAGGTGAAGACTGAAACGCCACTGGAGAGCTAgattagggttagggttaggTTTACGTTTGGAAATTACGGTTTTGCTCTGAAGGTGGATTTTGAACCCGAGCTAGATTGGAATTAGGATTAGCATTGGGGTTTCGGTTATGGAATGCGAAGGTGCTGGCGGGGGTTTTAGTGGTGCTGGTGGCTAGTGTATGAGATGACCGGTGGCCGATGCCCCCGGCGAAAGAAGATGATGGGTAGGGGTCCTGACGGAGGTTGCGGCACTGAAGAGAGGCCTTGCCGCCTGATTTCTAGGGTTCCGGCGACCCAACCTGAAATTTCTCCAACGACAAAAAAGAAGCCAACTTCATTTGAAGTTGATTTCTTCTCTCAGGCGCGTAAAGCCCTAAGCGAGCGCTCTCCATTTGATATCCCTGAGGACGGTTCTGGGTCCACCCTTTCAGGTGGTAGTTCAATTGTGTCTACTTTGCCTAGTGGATTGGCCAGTTTGCTGAAGCATTCGGATAGTAGGAAGAGGCATAAAAAGTCACATTCTAGTGCAGATAAAAAGTCTTCGCGGGCAAGTGAGCGGGCCAAGGGAGGGAATATTTGGGTTGAAACTGAGGAGTACTTTAGGAACTTGGCACTGCCGGATATTGATTCTTTGTTCGAGATATCTTCTTCAATTAGGTCTTTAGCTGCTAGTAAGTGTTTTTTGATTCCGTACGTTGGAAATGAGAAACATGATTCAGGGCTTGACCCAGAGAGCTTGGACAAGAACGTGATTATGAATTGTGGGAACGGAAATGCACATGCAAACGAGGTCGTGGATAACAATGTGACCGTAAATTGCGGAAACGGAAATGCACATGTAAATGAGGTTTTGGCAATAGACGAAGTGAAGCAAGAGGACGAGCAATTCATGCAAATTGACAGTGTGCGAGCTCAAAGTCACAGTGCCGAGTGTTTGCCTCAGGAGGAAGGAAAGGTTTGCTCCGTTTCAGATTTCTGTAGCGGTTTAGAGTGGCTTTTAGGCTGTAGGAGTAGGATTATGTTGACCTCTGAACGGCCATCCAAGAAGAGGAAGCTTCTAGGTATGAATGCTGGGTTGGAAAAGGTTTTGATTGGTTCTTCCGGGGAAGGGAACTCATCATTATGTGATTTTTGCTGCAAGGGTGAGACGGGTAATGAATCGAACAGATTGATTGTTTGCTCTTCTTGTAAGGTTGCTATTCATCTCAACTGTTATGGCGTGAACGGGGATGTTGATGAGTCTTGGCTATGTTCTTGGTGTAAGCATAAGAGTGGTGATGAGGATTCAGTGAAGCAGCCTTGCGTGCTTTGCCCAAAGCAGGGTGGTGCTTTGAAACCTGTTGGTGTGGAAAGTAGTGGGTCTGTTGTTGAGTTTGTACACTTGTTTTGTTCTCTGTGGATGCCCGAGGTATATGTAGAGGACTTAAAGAAAATGGAACCTGTTATGAATGTGAGAGAAATAAAGGAAACACGGAGGAAATTAGTGTGCAATGTATGCAAGGTGAAGTGTGGTGCTTGTGTTCGTTGCAGTCATGGTATGTGTTGTTGCTCCCTTATTTTGTCCATttacgctttttttttttttggtggcaCACCAGCTTGCAATTTACTGGCAATTGTGCATTTGTTTTTAGCAATTAAGATACCTGGTGTTATGTGGTGAAATTGTTGTTTTGTTCCCTAAATCCACTTTATATTTATTTAGCATGAGCTGAAGGAtgatttcatttttctctttggtATCAGAGTATGAATGAAAGGATGAAATTGGCTCAATCTGCTTCTTAGGCAGTAAAAAGCAAACCATTCATTTGTAATTTTGTGCTTCTTGGTCTTAGTTGTTGAATGTGTACTTAGTTGCTTAAGGGGGCTGAATTGAATTGATTGTAGTAACCGTTATACAGCGCTTTTACTCTGTAACTCCTCTTACTATTTGATCTGATACCATTTCTTAAGCAAGCACAGGGTGAACATTAATCTTTTTATTCTTTCTTtccttattatttttaaaaatcctTCATTACATTTTTGTGTCCTAGTATGCTTGCAAGCAGAGAGAATTGTTTAGCTGTAAACTGCTCTTTATCTTGTCCTGCTTTCTCCTTTGGGTTATGGTATCAACTCACACCAAATTTAATCACTCATGTGATTGTCTATTTCTTCTCAGTTATTGGTGTTTACTGATATACCAAGTAGGGGTGTTCAGTTCCGGTTCTGGTACGTTTCTAGCTAAGAACCAGAACCAAAACTAGAGCCAAACCTTTGGTTCTTCAACTTTTAGGAACCAAATTTGAAACCAAACTTCGATTCTGGCTCTAGTTTGGTTCCGAGCATGGTTTTAATTTCATTCCAAAACTTGATATTTACACCTAAACTACAATTCTTGTGTttgttttaaaatataaaatacaatctTAAGTTTCTaatatgaaaacaacaataaaaataataatattaacattaaaatgataatattaatataaaaaatatattcctTAATAAAAATACTATATTATCTTTTACATATTTCTTAATTATGTAGTCTTTAACTAAAAGatacataaataattaaaaattaaatgatatattatcTGACTGACATATGATTTAGTCATATAAGATGATTTAATGTATTGaagattaaaataatttttaaaaagttaGAGAAATAAAAGATAACATtaaattatatgcacttataattaaatattaattaaattatatatatgtagtATAATTTACTatacataattttattgaaattataaaatatatatgaaaaacattaaaaaaaatataaaattggtTTTTTGGTTCAGTATTGTCCCGGTTTGGTTTTTGATGAAGAACTAGAACCAAACTGGAATAGTAAATCTAAGTTTGGTTTGATACGGTTTGGTTCTTACAGTAACGGTTCGTTTCCGGTAAGGTTCTTCGGTTTGGAACCCTTAAGAACCATGCACAGCCTTAGTACCAAGTGCATGCATTGTTGACTTTCGTACATCATCCAACCACACCACCCCCCTCctctttaatattttaataatttaaactaTTCTTAGGGGTTATTCACAAAGGTTGATGGTAGATGGTACTGGCCTGCTTGGGGTTGAAACTGTTTAGAGCCATATAAAAGGGTGTTTGATTTCTCCTTTAACTGAAATGGTGACCGTATATGTGCATTTGGAACAGATACCAATTTATGGACTACAAATTTGATTTTCAACATTGTCTTCTTGCTGGTAGATCACTTTTTATACTTTGTATTCAATTTCAAATATCTGATAATTAATTGGGAAATTTACATGTTAATTCATGCTCAATTGCTTGCAAAGCGTTGTTGTAATGGGTTTAGGATACTCTAGTATTGATCATGTGCATTAGAGACCAATTATGAATGCTAGTAATGAGGGATACTGTTGTTGCTGCCATTTCAAAGATAACATTGAATATGAATTCTAAAGTCTAAACATCCATAAGATCCTTGGCCGCattcatagttattaaaggcacgCCTAGGCATGTGCCTTTGTTTTAGGTACAAGTCTGTGGAAAGGTTTGTCTGCTTTGTTTTAACATTTAGTGAGCACTTTCATTGGCAAAAAGTACTATCACTTAAACTTGATATTTGTTGATCTATAAGAATCCTATATTGACGCACTAGGAAGTTTTTGGAATTAGTATCGTTGATGATAACTAGTCATCAAAATCTCATTAAACTAGTACGTCCAAGATCGCAAATCTCTCATATTTCCATTTTCAATTCTACCACTCTATTattatcttttttaaaaaaatgttacatttacacctATTTCAAGATATATGCCAAATAAAAAGGAAAAGCATCATtcattaacttgaaaattaatactcCTTTAGTTCTTAGAGATAAGGAAGATGACAAAGATATTGATTTTGAAAATGAGTATCAAAAGGATGAAGGTGTTTATGATTGCTTGACTTTAATTTAGAGAAGTTAAAAGAATATTCAAGTTTCATGTTATTAGTTTAAACTTTTagtagtttattttaattttatttatattgcataattattattacttgaatgcttattagttattgttattttttaatttcatgttatttgAAGTTTGATGCAATATTTACTTTTAATTGACTTTTATGGAAGTTTTGAATTTTATTTACTTTTGCGCCTCACCTCGCTCAGGCGTGCGCCTATGCCTTGCACCTAGGCTCCAAGACCCCTTGGTGTCTGATTTATCATGTTATAGCAATATATTCATGGTGTGTTGGAGGATTAGTTGTGTTCGTCGGTTGGTCCTTTTCAGAGTACCGTTAGCTCTTGCCATTTTGGATTATGCATGTGAATAATTCTTCTCATTGTAATTGCTTTCTGCTGGGTTGGTTTGTTCAGGAATGTGTAGGGCTGCCTTTCATCCTATATGTGCAAGGGAAGCGAGACATAGAATGGAGGCTTGGGGAAAATATGGATCTGAAAATGTAAGCTGTTTCTCTTTGTTTTTGTACAGTCAGAATTCATGATCTCTTTCTTGTACTACTGCTAATGTTACAATTACATTAGTAACTTCATGCTGTGACCTCTAGAGGTTTTCTGAttaaaatttcatgttttggttttGTATGCTTCTACAGGTTGAGTTACGGGCCTTTTGTTCAAAGCACTCAGAATTTCCTGATGATAGAGGTAACCCTCAATTAGGAGATTCTTTTATAGCTATGAGAAGTGATTCATTCACTGCCAACTGTATTCCATCAAAACTTTTGACAGACAAACAACACAAGTTAAAGATTGGCCAAAATGGAGATAAAGTTGCAGTCCATGTAGAAGCACCTGATTCTATTTCTGACAAATCTGGCGATAGCGAATCACAAGAAATTGAGTTATCTGATTCCAGGTTAAATGATGTGCTTGTATCAGAATGTGCTGATGGGAATCAAATTAATAACATGGATATGCCTGATAGAAGTGACAACGAGGATGCTAACCTTTCTGATTCACTAAATCTTGCTCTGATTTTGAAAAAGGTAATAAGCAAATATTTTCATGCTGGTGTATGACTTGGGTGCATGCATTCCTTTTGTGGATCTACATTAACTAGTTGTCTCTGTTCAATTATTTCTACTGAGTGTTCTATCTGCTCTCTGAATTTGAGTCATACATCTGTAATGATGCAGTTAATTGATCGAGGAAAAGTCAACACGAAAGATGTAGCCTTGGAGATTGGCATCTCACCGAATTCCTTACTTTCAACACTCGctgtaatattaaaatttactttgtAGTTTGTAGTCATTTTCTggtcaaaaaaaaagaaaaaaagcacATATTCATTGTTCTCTTCTGATTTCAGCAATCCTTTTTTCTGCAGGAAGACAATTTGGTACCTGACTTGCAATGCAAAATAGTTAAATGGCTTAGAAATCATGTTTATATGGgaacatttcataaaaatttgaATGTTAAACAAAAATCCGCAATTTTATCAAAGGCTGAGATGGCAGCTGCTGATTGTTCTGATGGTGTAACAGCATTGGAGTCTGATATCACAGATCCTGTTGCTGTTAAGTCAGTTCCTCCACGAAGAAGAACGAAAGGCAACATTAGAATTTTTGGGGATAACAAAATAATTTGTTCatctaagcaattttcaagtgacaGTGGGACATTGATGGATGAGGTTAAAGTTCATCAACTAGCCAATGAAGAACCTGAAAATTCGAGTGAAGTATCTATCCCTGTTGAAAAGGTAATCTTATCGCATTGATATACTTTTTTTCCTCAATCATAGGGCAagttttttattgattttatctGTAAGGTTTTGTATCATCATAAGGACTATTTGCAGTCTGCACTCTTTTTTGAGTGGGATGTGAACTAAATTTGTGTTGGACTTGGACTTTCTCTTCCCTCAACCCTTTCTTTCTTTGCCTCCCTCAGTGCTTGTTTTGTATCTGAATAAAATGTCAGTATGTGATCTTGAAAAAGTGGATGTTGTTTGTGCCTTTTTTTGGTCAAGGTCAACCTTTTCTTTGACCATCTAAATTCTTATAACTTAGATTCTGTGTCATCCTCTGTCAGTGGTTCTAGGACCAGCTGTACATTGAAAAAGTGGATGTAGTTCTTGACTTTTTGTACAAGCAATCATTTCAAAAGTGGTCATAGTTGAAAAAGTAGGTTATTTTGTGCTTTTTTTTTTGTCgttaaaccttttttttttttaactatttctCATCTCAACTTGGATTCTCTGTCATCCTCTGTCAGTggttctagtaaaagcagtacaTTGGTGTGACGCAcagactctttttttttttgaaccaaaacttttttttaaaaaattgaaccGAAAATTGTTTGTGGTTGCAACATTTTGTCTCTTAGTAAAATTTTATTTGTATCAAGA
Proteins encoded:
- the LOC110665553 gene encoding uncharacterized protein LOC110665553 isoform X1, which codes for MTGGRCPRRKKMMGRGPDGGCGTEERPCRLISRVPATQPEISPTTKKKPTSFEVDFFSQARKALSERSPFDIPEDGSGSTLSGGSSIVSTLPSGLASLLKHSDSRKRHKKSHSSADKKSSRASERAKGGNIWVETEEYFRNLALPDIDSLFEISSSIRSLAASKCFLIPYVGNEKHDSGLDPESLDKNVIMNCGNGNAHANEVVDNNVTVNCGNGNAHVNEVLAIDEVKQEDEQFMQIDSVRAQSHSAECLPQEEGKVCSVSDFCSGLEWLLGCRSRIMLTSERPSKKRKLLGMNAGLEKVLIGSSGEGNSSLCDFCCKGETGNESNRLIVCSSCKVAIHLNCYGVNGDVDESWLCSWCKHKSGDEDSVKQPCVLCPKQGGALKPVGVESSGSVVEFVHLFCSLWMPEVYVEDLKKMEPVMNVREIKETRRKLVCNVCKVKCGACVRCSHGMCRAAFHPICAREARHRMEAWGKYGSENVELRAFCSKHSEFPDDRGNPQLGDSFIAMRSDSFTANCIPSKLLTDKQHKLKIGQNGDKVAVHVEAPDSISDKSGDSESQEIELSDSRLNDVLVSECADGNQINNMDMPDRSDNEDANLSDSLNLALILKKLIDRGKVNTKDVALEIGISPNSLLSTLAEDNLVPDLQCKIVKWLRNHVYMGTFHKNLNVKQKSAILSKAEMAAADCSDGVTALESDITDPVAVKSVPPRRRTKGNIRIFGDNKIICSSKQFSSDSGTLMDEVKVHQLANEEPENSSEVSIPVEKKTINLDEFQDSSATHCSKSGDNMSGCPPEKVESENVAVPQQDDSSKADHPVLPDLIKMEEFSHSYVHTYIHKKLLKMQNEQLLKGNVCELEGLRVGETSSLEASSNASVCCDHQNIHSMCNDLYKSDEVNPEQLVKAENMEVCKLSPADEVEGEIIYFQHRLLGNAVARKHFTDNLICKVARSLPQEIDTAKAQRWDAVLVNQYLIELREAKKQGRKERKHKEAQAVLAAATAAAAASSRISSFRKDTFDDSNHHEKFNISNGRAGISSLLMPRPKETLSRVAVPRNSSEKNSDFVQSVSDFSKEHPRSCDICRRSETILNPILVCSSCKVAVHLDCYRSVKESTGPWYCELCEELLSSKCSATVSLNFWEKPYFVAECGLCGGTTGAFRKSTDGQWVHAFCAEWVFEPTFQRGQVNPVEGMETVAKGVDICCVCRHKHGVCIKCSYGHCQTTFHPSCARSTGFYMNVKSLNGKLHKAYCERHGLEQRAKQAETQKHGFEELKSMKQIRVELERLRLLCERIVKREKIKRDLVLCSHCILACKRDHVARSVLVHSPFVPLDVSSESATTSLKGNTDGYKSCSDAIQRSDDVTVDSTVSIKHQIKVAMDADQKTDDSSTSQHLFTRRPMERIPFAGKQIPLRASLASRNPLDDGEWSSKSRKRFETFEKELVMTSDQASMKNQQLPKGYFYIPVDCLPKEKQMNQDARSGELLEHHR
- the LOC110665553 gene encoding uncharacterized protein LOC110665553 isoform X2 gives rise to the protein MTGGRCPRRKKMMGRGPDGGCGTEERPCRLISRVPATQPEISPTTKKKPTSFEVDFFSQARKALSERSPFDIPEDGSGSTLSGGSSIVSTLPSGLASLLKHSDSRKRHKKSHSSADKKSSRASERAKGGNIWVETEEYFRNLALPDIDSLFEISSSIRSLAASKCFLIPYVGNEKHDSGLDPESLDKNVIMNCGNGNAHANEVVDNNVTVNCGNGNAHVNEVLAIDEVKQEDEQFMQIDSVRAQSHSAECLPQEEGKVCSVSDFCSGLEWLLGCRSRIMLTSERPSKKRKLLGMNAGLEKVLIGSSGEGNSSLCDFCCKGETGNESNRLIVCSSCKVAIHLNCYGVNGDVDESWLCSWCKHKSGDEDSVKQPCVLCPKQGGALKPVGVESSGSVVEFVHLFCSLWMPEVYVEDLKKMEPVMNVREIKETRRKLVCNVCKVKCGACVRCSHGMCRAAFHPICAREARHRMEAWGKYGSENVELRAFCSKHSEFPDDRGNPQLGDSFIAMRSDSFTANCIPSKLLTDKQHKLKIGQNGDKVAVHVEAPDSISDKSGDSESQEIELSDSRLNDVLVSECADGNQINNMDMPDRSDNEDANLSDSLNLALILKKLIDRGKVNTKDVALEIGISPNSLLSTLAEDNLVPDLQCKIVKWLRNHVYMGTFHKNLNVKQKSAILSKAEMAAADCSDGVTALESDITDPVAVKSVPPRRRTKGNIRIFGDNKIICSSKQFSSDSGTLMDEVKVHQLANEEPENSSEVSIPVEKKTINLDEFQDSSATHCSKSGDNMSGCPPEKVESENVAVPQQDDSSKADHPVLPDLIKMEEFSHSYVHTYIHKKLLKMQNEQLLKGNVCELEGLRVGETSSLEASSNASVCCDHQNIHSMCNDLYKSDEVNPEQLVKAENMEVCKLSPADEVEGEIIYFQHRLLGNAVARKHFTDNLICKVARSLPQEIDTAKAQRWDAVLVNQYLIELREAKKQGRKERKHKEAQAVLAAATAAAAASSRISSFRKDTFDDSNHHEKFNISNGRAGISSLLMPRPKETLSRVAVPRNSSEKNSDFVQSVSDFSKEHPRSCDICRRSETILNPILVCSSCKVAVHLDCYRSVKESTGPWYCELCEELLSSKCSATVSLNFWEKPYFVAECGLCGGTTGAFRKSTDGQWVHAFCAEWVFEPTFQRGQVNPVEGMETVAKGVDICCVCRHKHGVCIKCSYGHCQTTFHPSCARSTGFYMNVKSLNGKLHKAYCERHGLEQRAKAETQKHGFEELKSMKQIRVELERLRLLCERIVKREKIKRDLVLCSHCILACKRDHVARSVLVHSPFVPLDVSSESATTSLKGNTDGYKSCSDAIQRSDDVTVDSTVSIKHQIKVAMDADQKTDDSSTSQHLFTRRPMERIPFAGKQIPLRASLASRNPLDDGEWSSKSRKRFETFEKELVMTSDQASMKNQQLPKGYFYIPVDCLPKEKQMNQDARSGELLEHHR
- the LOC110665553 gene encoding uncharacterized protein LOC110665553 isoform X3, with protein sequence MTGGRCPRRKKMMGRGPDGGCGTEERPCRLISRVPATQPEISPTTKKKPTSFEVDFFSQARKALSERSPFDIPEDGSGSTLSGGSSIVSTLPSGLASLLKHSDSRKRHKKSHSSADKKSSRASERAKGGNIWVETEEYFRNLALPDIDSLFEISSSIRSLAASKCFLIPYVGNEKHDSGLDPESLDKNVIMNCGNGNAHANEVVDNNVTVNCGNGNAHVNEVLAIDEVKQEDEQFMQIDSVRAQSHSAECLPQEEGKVCSVSDFCSGLEWLLGCRSRIMLTSERPSKKRKLLGMNAGLEKVLIGSSGEGNSSLCDFCCKGETGNESNRLIVCSSCKVAIHLNCYGVNGDVDESWLCSWCKHKSGDEDSVKQPCVLCPKQGGALKPVGVESSGSVVEFVHLFCSLWMPEVYVEDLKKMEPVMNVREIKETRRKLVCNVCKVKCGACVRCSHGMCRAAFHPICAREARHRMEAWGKYGSENVELRAFCSKHSEFPDDRDKQHKLKIGQNGDKVAVHVEAPDSISDKSGDSESQEIELSDSRLNDVLVSECADGNQINNMDMPDRSDNEDANLSDSLNLALILKKLIDRGKVNTKDVALEIGISPNSLLSTLAEDNLVPDLQCKIVKWLRNHVYMGTFHKNLNVKQKSAILSKAEMAAADCSDGVTALESDITDPVAVKSVPPRRRTKGNIRIFGDNKIICSSKQFSSDSGTLMDEVKVHQLANEEPENSSEVSIPVEKKTINLDEFQDSSATHCSKSGDNMSGCPPEKVESENVAVPQQDDSSKADHPVLPDLIKMEEFSHSYVHTYIHKKLLKMQNEQLLKGNVCELEGLRVGETSSLEASSNASVCCDHQNIHSMCNDLYKSDEVNPEQLVKAENMEVCKLSPADEVEGEIIYFQHRLLGNAVARKHFTDNLICKVARSLPQEIDTAKAQRWDAVLVNQYLIELREAKKQGRKERKHKEAQAVLAAATAAAAASSRISSFRKDTFDDSNHHEKFNISNGRAGISSLLMPRPKETLSRVAVPRNSSEKNSDFVQSVSDFSKEHPRSCDICRRSETILNPILVCSSCKVAVHLDCYRSVKESTGPWYCELCEELLSSKCSATVSLNFWEKPYFVAECGLCGGTTGAFRKSTDGQWVHAFCAEWVFEPTFQRGQVNPVEGMETVAKGVDICCVCRHKHGVCIKCSYGHCQTTFHPSCARSTGFYMNVKSLNGKLHKAYCERHGLEQRAKQAETQKHGFEELKSMKQIRVELERLRLLCERIVKREKIKRDLVLCSHCILACKRDHVARSVLVHSPFVPLDVSSESATTSLKGNTDGYKSCSDAIQRSDDVTVDSTVSIKHQIKVAMDADQKTDDSSTSQHLFTRRPMERIPFAGKQIPLRASLASRNPLDDGEWSSKSRKRFETFEKELVMTSDQASMKNQQLPKGYFYIPVDCLPKEKQMNQDARSGELLEHHR
- the LOC110665553 gene encoding uncharacterized protein LOC110665553 isoform X4: MTGGRCPRRKKMMGRGPDGGCGTEERPCRLISRVPATQPEISPTTKKKPTSFEVDFFSQARKALSERSPFDIPEDGSGSTLSGGSSIVSTLPSGLASLLKHSDSRKRHKKSHSSADKKSSRASERAKGGNIWVETEEYFRNLALPDIDSLFEISSSIRSLAASKCFLIPYVGNEKHDSGLDPESLDKNVIMNCGNGNAHANEVVDNNVTVNCGNGNAHVNEVLAIDEVKQEDEQFMQIDSVRAQSHSAECLPQEEGKVCSVSDFCSGLEWLLGCRSRIMLTSERPSKKRKLLGMNAGLEKVLIGSSGEGNSSLCDFCCKGETGNESNRLIVCSSCKVAIHLNCYGVNGDVDESWLCSWCKHKSGDEDSVKQPCVLCPKQGGALKPVGVESSGSVVEFVHLFCSLWMPEVYVEDLKKMEPVMNVREIKETRRKLVCNVCKVKCGACVRCSHGMCRAAFHPICAREARHRMEAWGKYGSENVELRAFCSKHSEFPDDRDKQHKLKIGQNGDKVAVHVEAPDSISDKSGDSESQEIELSDSRLNDVLVSECADGNQINNMDMPDRSDNEDANLSDSLNLALILKKLIDRGKVNTKDVALEIGISPNSLLSTLAEDNLVPDLQCKIVKWLRNHVYMGTFHKNLNVKQKSAILSKAEMAAADCSDGVTALESDITDPVAVKSVPPRRRTKGNIRIFGDNKIICSSKQFSSDSGTLMDEVKVHQLANEEPENSSEVSIPVEKKTINLDEFQDSSATHCSKSGDNMSGCPPEKVESENVAVPQQDDSSKADHPVLPDLIKMEEFSHSYVHTYIHKKLLKMQNEQLLKGNVCELEGLRVGETSSLEASSNASVCCDHQNIHSMCNDLYKSDEVNPEQLVKAENMEVCKLSPADEVEGEIIYFQHRLLGNAVARKHFTDNLICKVARSLPQEIDTAKAQRWDAVLVNQYLIELREAKKQGRKERKHKEAQAVLAAATAAAAASSRISSFRKDTFDDSNHHEKFNISNGRAGISSLLMPRPKETLSRVAVPRNSSEKNSDFVQSVSDFSKEHPRSCDICRRSETILNPILVCSSCKVAVHLDCYRSVKESTGPWYCELCEELLSSKCSATVSLNFWEKPYFVAECGLCGGTTGAFRKSTDGQWVHAFCAEWVFEPTFQRGQVNPVEGMETVAKGVDICCVCRHKHGVCIKCSYGHCQTTFHPSCARSTGFYMNVKSLNGKLHKAYCERHGLEQRAKAETQKHGFEELKSMKQIRVELERLRLLCERIVKREKIKRDLVLCSHCILACKRDHVARSVLVHSPFVPLDVSSESATTSLKGNTDGYKSCSDAIQRSDDVTVDSTVSIKHQIKVAMDADQKTDDSSTSQHLFTRRPMERIPFAGKQIPLRASLASRNPLDDGEWSSKSRKRFETFEKELVMTSDQASMKNQQLPKGYFYIPVDCLPKEKQMNQDARSGELLEHHR